In Penaeus monodon isolate SGIC_2016 chromosome 43, NSTDA_Pmon_1, whole genome shotgun sequence, one DNA window encodes the following:
- the LOC119568182 gene encoding uncharacterized protein LOC119568182, with amino-acid sequence MKMLLFLALALHSCVASPASHVLERTDITAAVNLALQAYLTTVTDPVALKPHIEYKIDAPLIADVLLTMDGATLGGVKGIKAENCLLTGTDSQDIELNLRATELTLAMPAYTMNGSVVDHIPLHGKGQAGIEIEDLVASLVGKGTATLSPFSVQFTEIALDLELFRWTVDFQDLAPGTDLGTVFNQFFSMCGPEIFDLLEIRLNEGDGLLNFINGIFKP; translated from the exons atGAAGATGCTTCTGTTTCTTGCCTTGGCGCTGCACAGCTGCGTGGCTTCTCCCGCGAGTCATGTTTTAG AACGCACTGACATCACGGCTGCAGTGAACTTAGCACTGCAAGCATACCTAACCACCGTTACTGATCCTGTGGCTCTGAAACCACACATCGAGTACAAGATCGACGCACCTCTAATTGCAGA TGTCCTCCTGACGATGGACGGCGCAACCCTCGGCGGCGTGAAGGGCATCAAGGCCGAAAATTGCCTCCTGACGGGCACCGATTCCCAGGACATCGAGCTGAACTTGCGGGCGACCGAACTGACGCTCGCGATGCCCGCCTATACCATGAACGGCTCGGTGGTCGATCACATCCCGTTGCATGGCAAAGGGCAGGCCGG CATCGAGATCGAGGACCTGGTAGCTAGTCTCGTAGGCAAAGGAACCGCTACTCTGTCTCCTTTCAGCGTCCAGTTTACCGAAATTGCGTTGGATCTTGAGCTGTTCCGATGGACG GTGGATTTCCAAGACCTGGCACCTGGCACTGACCTTGGCACTGTTTTCAACCAGTTCTTCAGCATGTGTGGCCCCGAGATCTTTGACCTTCTTGAGATCAGGCTAAACGAGGGCGACGGCCTTCTGAACTTCATCAATGGAATCTTCAAACcttaa